Proteins from a genomic interval of Paenibacillus sp. 37:
- a CDS encoding Imm26 family immunity protein, protein MKKTKRKRIKLGDIYAIPLPNDKFAFGRRLKDASIAIYNLTSDSIEEIPQEEEYQFIVGVYDDVLKSGDWPVIENRPFPDEEEAWPPPACIIDKISGEYLIYHMGEIRPSNREECEGLEIAAVWEAHHIVDRIMGDNKWHRDPNK, encoded by the coding sequence GTGAAAAAAACGAAACGTAAACGAATAAAATTGGGTGATATCTACGCTATCCCTTTGCCTAACGATAAGTTTGCCTTTGGGAGAAGGCTTAAAGATGCCAGTATTGCAATCTATAATCTTACAAGTGACTCTATAGAAGAGATACCTCAAGAAGAGGAATATCAATTTATCGTGGGTGTATATGATGATGTACTGAAATCAGGGGATTGGCCGGTCATTGAGAATCGTCCATTCCCGGATGAAGAAGAGGCATGGCCCCCACCTGCCTGTATCATTGATAAGATATCAGGAGAATATTTGATTTATCATATGGGAGAGATTAGACCTTCTAATCGCGAAGAATGCGAAGGATTAGAGATTGCGGCTGTTTGGGAAGCTCATCATATTGTTGATAGAATAATGGGAGATAATAAGTGGCACCGTGACCCGAATAAATAG
- a CDS encoding immunity 53 family protein has translation MMNALKWLQNWYLENCNGDWEHSYGVKIDTVDNPGWSVKIDLTDTFLEDVPFDMIEEERNEEDWFYCIVRDRVFHGAGGATNLEEVLDCFKNWVSSVERS, from the coding sequence ATGATGAACGCATTAAAATGGCTTCAAAACTGGTATCTTGAAAACTGTAATGGTGATTGGGAGCATTCATACGGTGTTAAAATTGATACTGTGGATAATCCCGGTTGGTCTGTCAAAATCGATTTGACAGATACTTTTTTAGAGGATGTTCCGTTTGATATGATCGAAGAAGAGAGAAATGAAGAAGATTGGTTCTACTGTATTGTGAGGGATAGAGTGTTTCACGGTGCAGGTGGAGCAACAAATTTGGAAGAAGTACTCGACTGCTTTAAAAATTGGGTTTCGAGTGTAGAGAGAAGTTAA